The nucleotide sequence GATTATACCTTCAAAACAAGTAGACATGAGACTTTTGGGGAGAAAATCAAGAATTTGGAACCCACAAACTATCTTCTTAATGCATCCATATCTTCCGATGTTCATTCATTATCAATTCAGGTCGCAGATTATGAATATCTGGATATACTAGAAGTAATTGGGAATTCTTACACTGAAACAAAGCCTTTGGTTTATGCTGAAGCGGTTTTAAATGACAGTTATTATAAGAAAAAAATAGGGCCCATGTTATATGCTGATGATGTTTATCCACTAGACGGGAATATAGAATTAGATAGGGACACAACAATCCTAGGGGCTCCCCCTATTAGATCTTTTGTTATCGGTGACGAGTATATGGCCAACCTAGCCACGAACCCAGGCTCATTCTGGGTTAAAAACAGAATACCCCATATCTATAATTTGCCTTACCAATACAAAAATGATATGGTCGTTTTGAGAAAGAAGCTTATAAAAAAATACTCTGAAGGAGAAGGTGATGAAGAAATATACAACAACTTCAAGTATTTGATGACGAGTTTCCCTCCTTTACCCTTGGGGACCTATAATGCCAAATTAATTTATAGAACGCCTGGACAATTATATCAAAAAGGATATCCCATAAAATACAAAAATCAATAGTTTGAAAAAAATATCTTTCATCATATACCTACTCTTTAGCTTTTGTTGGGGACAAGACTCAACCTCGGTCCAACTTATTTCGAGGTCGCTTCCGGACAAGGTGATGCTCAGATGGGCCGTAGACCAAGCTTTGGGCTGGAAAATCGGTAACGAATACGGCTTTTACATAGAACGGTCTACCATTTCCCGCAACGGGGAGGCTGTAGTTCCCATAGAACGAAAAATGCTTGTTAAGCGACCCCTAAAACCAAGACCTTTGGAGGAATGGGAAACATTGGCCAACCAAGACCAGAACATAGCTGTCCTGACCCAAGCCCTTTTTGGGGAAACTTTTAAAACCCTAGCTCCAAAAACCGGGGTTTTGGGAAAAATAACCGCTGTTAACGACGAATTGGAACAGCGCTTCACCTTTGCCCTTCTGGCTGCCGAACAAAGCTTTGAAGGAGCCAAACTAGCAGGTTGGGGATTAGAGGACACCTCCATAGTTCCAGGAGAAGGATACGTTTATAAGGTTACAGTAGCCCTTCCCGAAGATGCAAACATAAAAATTAAGGAGGGGTCGACATATGCAGGAACCCATCTTTACGAAAAATTGCCCCAACCTATTGGCTTGGCAGGTATTTTTAAAGACTCCCATGTAGTACTAAGCTGGAACTATAACCTTCTAAGTAGTATTTATACGAGTTATATCGTTGAAAAGTCAGCTGACAGCCTCAACTTTGAAAAACAGAACCAACAACCTATCTTTAATGCTTCACCATATCCAAATGACAATAACATTGCCCTTTATTACACCGATTCCATACCCAACGACAAGTCCTTCTATTATCGCATAAAAGGTAAAACCGCATTCGACGAAGTTGGTCCAGCCAGTTCAATAGTACAGGGGAAGGGCAAAAAATCATTGGAATATGTACCAAGAATTTATAAAAAAGAAATCCCTACCGACAATAGAGCTACCCTTTATTGGGAAATTAAGGAAGAAGGAAACGAACTGATCTCCAAATTTCAGTTAAATAGAGCAAATACCAACGATGGGCCTTTTAAAACCGTAATAGACAATATCCCGCCAACAAGCAGAAGCATCTCTTACGACAAATTGGACCGTATTAATTACTTCACAGTGTCGGCAGTGGATAAAAACGGAACCAAAAGTGAGTCCTTACCAGTAATGGTACAACCTGTCGATTCAGTACCTCCTGCAGCACCCAAGGGTTTAATGGGAGTGATGGACACTACCGGAGTGGTGCGACTCTCATGGGACAAAAACCTGGAAGGTGATTTAAAAGGATATCGCATTTTTAGGTCAAACAATCCTAATGTAGAATTCACTGAAGTTACAAAAGAAACCTACATCACAGAAAATTACAACGACACCCTTCCTATCCGTAATCTGAACAGCAAGGTGTATTACAAACTCCAGGCGGAGGACCAAAGGTACAACAGATCAACATTTTCCAAAATACTGGAGGTAAACAAACCCGATTTAAACCCTCCTTCTCCCCCGGTACTTACAAAGTATGAGGTTTTGCCAGAAGGCACCCAAATCAACTGGTCTCCTAGTAGCAGCCCTGATGTGGCATCCCATACAATCTTTAGAAAAGCTATGGGCAAACAGGAAGAACTATGGGAGAAAATTCATGAAACTGGCATAAGAAATGACAATTCTTTTTTAGACGCCAAGAAATTGGAAGGAAATCAATATTCCTACATCGTAGTGGCAAAAGACTCCGCGGGACTGGAGAGTGCCCCTTCGGACCCTCTCACAGTAGCCTGGAGCGGCAAAATCGTCAAGGACGACGACTTTAAATTTTCCGGTACGGTAAACCGGGAATTGCGCTTTATTCATCTTTCTTGGAAAATAAAGGATCAAGAAGTCCTTGAATATCGATTGTATAGAGGAACAATGGAAAACGACCTTAAACTATTTAAAACATTCAATAAAAATGTAACTAGTTTTAACGATATCGATTTGAAGGTAAACTCCGAATATACGTATGGATTACAATTCGTTTTAATATCTGGCACTCTCTCTCCCTTCAAGAAATTGGAATTAAAATATTAGGAATATGAAGAAGTTATTATCATCCGTATTGTTCTTATTCTGCTTTATTAACTCTTTTTCTCAAGGTATTCTTTACGTGAATTCTGAACGTATTCCCATTGATATTGATTGTAGAATAGGTGATTATACAACAAAATACAATATCTCTCATTCAACTGGAAAATATAATATCACTTCTTCCTCCGTAGATGTAACAATTTCATTTCAAGAAGGCTATGATGACGACCCTAGTTATGGATGCGGAGGTCCTTGCGGAGGTTTCAGATGGTATGATCCAATAGAATCCAGTGCCAAATTAAAATTCTTTGATACGTTTATTTTAGACTATGAAGGCCCAAACCCCATTACATGTCCAAGAACACTAACCATACCTGTCAATTATACCGCAGTGTTCTTACCTCACATGAGTTTAAATAAGGGGGGGGTTGTATGTCCCGAAGAGATCTTGTTCTCCCCATACAATGGAGGTTCTCAAAATTTAGAAAACGCAGATATAGTTTGGGAATATTTGAATGGTTCAAAATGGGAAAAAATACCAAAATTTTCATCCTTATTTCCCTTAAATAAAACTATCGAAGAGATTTTTGGCACAAGTTCGCAAAATTTCATTAACAAAAACCTTCAACTAAGATACATCGTTTTTAACAATAGCTCCTACACTCAAAATTTCGATATTGAGGTAAAAAATTGCTCCATAGAACTAAGAGAGACGAACCCCATAGAAACAACCGATGCTGAATGCTACGATAGAACAAATGGTAGTGTCACCTTAAATTTTAAATCTGATGTACAGGAAGGTTATGAAATGCGATATTTTATATATCAAGGGAATTCTTCTTCCTTTCCCCAGGGAGAAGAAAAAAACGAAAATCCAAATACCGCACAGTTTCCGCAAGCCGTTGCCAATGTAAGGTTCAGCAATGGTAGTAGTCCGAATCAGGTCGGCCCCTTAGAGCTAAATACCACAGATGGGAGTTACAGAGGAAACTCCGGTAAAATCTTGGGAGAAGAATCCTATTATATTTTATACCAAGAAGTAAAATATGAGGGTGACGATGTAACCGTAAAAAGTGGTGAACTCTATCCAAAATCAGGATCATTCACCATCAACCAACCCTCCGAAATCATCCCCTCGGCCACCATAACCCAAGCCTCATGCGACAATCCCAATGCCGTCATAAAATTCTCGGCAGTAGGGGGAAATAATTTAAACGGAGGTGGTACCTACTCCTATAGATACCAACTTAATGGTGCCGGTGATTGGTTTGAGGTAACTGGGGACGAGGCGGAAATCACCCCTACCGACACGGAGCAAACAGTTAGCATACAAGCCATCTATTCCATAAATGATTGCCCCAGTAAAAGCATACTTTTAGATACCAAAATAAATGCCGCTATCCCCAATTTGGAAATTTTGGAGACAAAGGCAGGTGTTGCTCCCTCTGCCGGAGGTCCCGATTATTTCATTACCTTAAACTACGAAGGTGGAGTACCGAATTATATCTTTCAACTCGAAAAACTGAATACGTCCACCTCGAGTTTTGAAGTGGTCGCAAACCCTGATTTTTTGCATAATTCAATTAATAAAAGTGCCCAATTTTCCGGTCTGGAAATCGGCACTTATAGAATCGTAATCACCGACGGCAATGGATGCACCGAAACCTCCGACAATACCATTGTTACCGCATCTCCTCCCCCAACCATTGAAACGGTCGAATCTTTCCCTATGTCGTGCTCTGGCGACCAAGCTTCCATAGCAGTAACGGTTTCCGGCGGTCTAACCCCTTATAACTACCAATGGACCATTAATGGTAGCGTTTCCGCAACACAAACGACTTCTTCCCCTCAAATTTCGCTTAACAACTTAACCGAACCAGGGACGTATGTTCTAAAAGTCGCCTCCGATGGTTTTACTGATTTTGACGATGCTTCAGGCTACGTTAGCACTTCCATCGAACTTGAAGCCCCTGTAGCAGTTGTTATAGATCAAGGAAATACGTCGATTACACCTATTAGTTGTTTCGGTGCCCAAGATGGAAGTATTCTCGTGGCCGTATCGGGTGCGACAAACTATGAATACAAGCTCGATGCCTATGACGATTGGCAAGATTTGGTCAATTTTACCATCCCCATCGCTACGGGAGGGGTGTACGACCTATACTTGCGGGACAAGGATACCCAGTGTGAGGCCACTCCATTGCTAGACTCCTTCCTCGTAGAAGAGCCTTCCGAAATTATAGTCTCGGAAAATACCGATGCACACATGAATGTTAGCTCAAACGGAGGTAACGATGGCTCCATAGTCATTAACGTCTCGGGAGGACTACCGGAAATCGATCCTAATGAAGAATACACCTTTAATTGGATAGGAACAGGACCTAACAACACCTCGTTCTCTAGTAACACTCAAAATATAAGCGGACTTACCGCAGGATTCTACGAAGTAACCGTCTCCGACGCCAATTCCTGTACATCCGCCACCTTGTCGATTGAAATTACGGAACCCGGTCCCTTGGCCATAAACAATGTGGAAATTGAAAACCAGATAACTTGTTCCGCTTCCAATGACGGTTCTATAAGAGCCGATGTTATCGGTAATACGCCCATTACCTTCGAATGGTGGCGCAACGGCTCACTATACGACGTGCTGGTCGACCAAAATACCATCTCCGATCTGCCACCCGGAGAGTATCAACTTTTCCTAAAAGATCCATCCGTGCCAACACCCCTAGAGAGTACTATCATTGAACTCGTCGCTCCGAGTACCCTAATGGCCGATGTCGCCAGCTCTTCTACCTGTTCCGGTATCGATAGGGGTACGATTAGTATCTCTAACGTTACGGGGGGTACGCCCGGAGCCTTGCAAGACTATACCTATAGTATCGACAACGGCAATTCCTTTCAAAACTCTCCCCTGTTCGAAAATGTTCCCGCAGGTAATTATACCGTTATAGTACGCGATGGCAATGGATGTGAATTCGTCCAGACCGATGTTACCGTTGACCAATACCCAATAATAACGTGGGATTCCGATAATACCATCGTCGTTCACATAAGTGCCGCCGGTCGGAGTGATGGGGCCATATCCCCGGTATTCACAGGCGGAACACCTCCTTTCAGCTATAACTGGACAGGCCCTGGTATAAATGGAACGACCACCAAAGACATCAATAACCTAATGGAAGGCTCCTATACCGTTACAGTATCGGACAGTAACGGGTGTACCCTTCAAGAAAACTTTGAGATTTTAGAACCCGGAGAACTGACCGTCGTTCTTGAACAAACCGAATTCTTATTGTGCCATGGCGATGACTACGGCGAAATCATGGCCCGTATCGAAGGAGGGGTCGAGCCCTACACCCTTGAATGGTACCAAAGCTCTCTCGGCTCCGACAATCTATTAAACGAAAAATCACCAATCTTGGGGGACCTAAGCGCAGGAACCTATTTTTTAAGGGTAACCGATGCCAATGGTATAATTAAGGACTCTAATCCTATTTCCATTGCCGAACCTGACCTGCTAGAGGTTTCTATAGAAGACACCACTGATATACTTTGTGATGGAGAGGCAACAGGTGCCGTGACCGTAAAAGTTGAAGGGGGCACGCCCCCGTACATCTATATATGGAGCAATGGGGAAAGCAATCAGAACCTAGTCGGAGTAACGGCAGGGGAGTATATCCTTGAGGTAGTCGACGATAATGGTTGTTCCGCTACGACTACGGCTATAGTAAAACCAGCACCTGACCCCTTGCAGATCACAGACACCAATATAACCCATACCTCTGAATACCAAGCCAATGACGGTAGCATCTCCCTACAACTTGATGGTGGTGCATTTCCATTCGACATCAGCTGGCTACGCTTATCCGACAATAGCCCTATCGGTGACCAAGAGACTATTTCCGGGCTATCTGCCGGTTTTTACCTAGTATCTATTTCCGACGATAACAACTGCTCTATAAGCGAAACGTATGAGATTACCCAGCCCGACATCGTAGAGGAGACTATTGTACGGCCTAGCTGCCATGGCGATACCAACGGTAGTATTTCCATTTTGGTAAACAAAGGCAATGGCGTGTTTACCTACGAATGGAGTACCGGGGCCACCACTAGCAATATTGAAAACCTTGGTGCGGGAAGTTACACGGTAACCATAGACGGATTTGGTGACGGCCCTTTAACCCGGACCTATATTCTTGAAGACCCCTTACCCCTAAAGGTAGACCTTGGGGAAAACCGCACCCTATGTGCAGGTCAAGAATTAGTTTTAGATGCCAGTGTGGAAGATGGGCAAGCATCTTACACTTGGTCATCCGATAATGGGTTTACGAGCAATGAAGCCAAGGTAAGCTTGGTGGAGAGCGGTACATATACGGTCAGGGTATCGACACCAACAGGTTGCTCGGCAGAAGGAAGCGTAAGGGTAGATGTAAGTCCCGAAGAAATAGATGCCGAATTTGCGGCTTCTACCCAAGTATTTGTCAACGAAACGGTCGTTGCCGTTGATATCAGCTATCCCCTGCCCGATAAATCGGAATGGATACTACCTGATGAGGCGACCATATTGAAGACCGATAACGATGAGGCGGAGTTTAGGTTCGATCAACCTGGTGAATACGAGATAGGAATCATAACCTCAAGAGGCGACTGCTGGGCACAACAGACTAAAAAAATAATTGTGTTGGAGGCCGACGCCACAATTAAAAAGGAAAATACCGAAAACGGTAAAAAACTTATCGATGAGTTTATCGTATACCCGAACCCCAGTAGCGGTGAGTTCACTGCAGACGTTACACTCTCCGAAAGGGGCAACATCAGTATCAAAGTATTCAGCTTGGCAAATAATGCGCTTATAGCCTCTAAAAAAGATCGTGGGGAATCATCGTACAACATTCCTTTTGACCTTTCGGGGTTTCCCGCAGGCGTCTATGCCGTATTACTTGAAACCCCCTATGGAAAAACCTTAAGAAAAGTGATTATCAAATAAAACCACATCAATTATAAATCCCCATAGAAAAAGCCCAAAACTTATCCTTTGGGCTTTTTAATTTTTTAAACTGCCGTAAGCGGCCAACACTATTGTAAAATGCATGATTGCCTTCTGGAACGATTCCATTCATTTTTCATTCATGCCAAAACAAAAAAAAGCCGCACAATTAAGTACGGCTTTTAGAAATTATAATATGATTGCGCTTTTTAATCGGCCAATACAATTACCCGATTATCACTCATTTCAACAGTTCCACTAGCTATGGGAAGAATGACCTTTCCACTAGCGTCTTTAGAGAACTTAGAGGCGTACGCTTCATCTATTGTTATATTTCCCTCAACACGAACACTACCTTCTTGAAGCAAGGAAACGATGGGTGCGTGATTGTTCAAAATCTGGAACTCCCCATTTACCCCAGGTACGGTTACCGACGTTACCTCGCCTGAAAATAATGTGGCTTCTGGTGATACAATTTCTAAATACATCCTTATAGTATTGAGTAGTTAGTAATAAGTAGTTAGTATAGGATACTAAATACTATGTACTTGTACTAATTAAGCTTCAGCTAACATTTTCTCACCGGCTTCGATAGCTTCTTCGATGGTTCCTTTTAGGTTGAAAGCCGACTCAGGAAGGTGGTCTAATTCACCGTCCATAATCATATTGAATCCTTTGATGGTTTCTTTAATATCAACCAATACCCCTGGTATACCGGTAAACTGTTCCGCTACGTGGAAAGGCTGTGAAAGGAAACGCTGAACACGTCTTGCACGTCCTACCGCCAATTTATCCTCTTCTGAAAGTTCTTCCATACCAAGAATGGCGATAATATCCTGTAGCTCTTTATAACGTTGCAACAACTCTTTTACACGTTGTGCACAGTTATAATGATCGTTACCTAAAATATCCGCCGTTAAGATACGGGAAGTTGAATCCAATGGATCCACCGCTGGGTAAATACCCAATTCCGCAATCTTACGTGAAAGTACCGTTGTAGCATCCAAGTGGGCAAACGTTGTTGCCGGAGCCGGATCCGTTAAATCATCCGCAGGTACGTAAACCGCCTGTACAGATGTAATAGAACCTCTTTTGGTCGATGTAATACGCTCTTGCATGGCACCCATCTCTGTTGCCAAAGTTGGTTGGTAACCCACTGCAGACGGCATACGACCTAAAAGGGCCGACACCTCTGAACCTGCCTGTGTAAAGCGGAAAATATTATCTACAAAGAAAAGTACGTCTTTACCTTGGCCTTCCCCGGCACCATCACGGAAATACTCGGCAATGGTCAAACCTGACAATGCCACACGGGCACGTGCTCCTGGTGGTTCGTTCATCTGACCGAACACGAAGGTTGCTTTTGAGTCTTTCATGGCCTTTTTGTCCACTTTGGAAAGGTCCCATCCGCCATCTTCCATTGAATGCAAGAAGTCGTCACCGTATTTAATAATACCCGATTCCAACATCTCACGAAGCAAATCGTTTCCTTCACGGGTACGTTCACCAACACCTGCAAATACAGAAAGACCACCGTGGCCTTTGGCGATGTTGTTGATCAATTCCTGAATCAATACGGTCTTACCCACACCGGCACCACCGAACAAACCGATCTTACCACCTTTTGCATAAGGCTCGATCAAATCGATAACCTTGATACCAGTGAAAAGAACTTCTGTAGAAGTGGAAAGATCTTCAAATTTTGGTGCTTCCCTGTGAATTGGAAGACCATCTTTACCTGATTTAGGCAAATCGCCCAAACCATCGATAGCATCACCGATCACATTAAAAAGACGACCATATACATCATCACCGACCGGCATTTGAATTGCGCTACCTGTCGAAAGCACATCTGTTCCTCTACTTAGACCATCAGTAGAATCCATGGAGATTGTTCTTACTGTATTTTCACCAACGTGGGATTGCACTTCTAAAACTAGTTTAGAACCATCTTTACCAGCGATTTCCAGAGAATCGTATATTTTTGGAAGGGCATCTCCCGATTGGAATTCCACATCGACTACCGGCCCAATAATCTGGGAAACTTTACCTGTAACTTTTGACATTACTTTATTAGTTTATGAATTCAAATTACTTACTGTATTGAAAAACACCTTTATACAGCCGTGTTTTTCAGGCTGCAAAGGTATGTTTTTCAACTCGAATTGAAAACTACTTTTTGTTCTTTTTTCGCATAAAAAAAGGCGCCTTGATAAGGCGCCCTATAAAATGTTACAAAAACAACATCTACTGCAATGCAGGTGAATAATTTGTTGGATAGTTTCCAATATTGAACAATGAACCCGAAGCTTCAAAGTTAGATCCGTAAGTAGCATCAATCGCTTTCATAAATTCATTGGCCATTAAGGCATAGCCCCTAGCCGTAAGGTGCACTCCATCTAAGGAAAAGCCCCCGCCGGTGACCAAGTTGGCCGTAAGGGTAAAATCCCCATCGGTAACCCCACCTTGCGCCAGGTCTTGCAATAATCGGTTCGCATCGACAAAGGCCAAACCAGCTCCTGAGGCCGCCGACGAAAGCGTAGCATTGAACTCATCGGTTGCCGCCTTGATCTCATCTTGTTCTTCAGGCGTCAAAACCCACTTATCGGCTAAAGGAAGCGTTATACCCTCCACAGAAAACTGACCGGCCACTGCCGGTGGAAGATTTTCAGCAGAAAGGGCAGCAAAAGATTCTTGGTTAACCTTTCCGATTACCTGGCTACTTGACAACACTAACAAATCGTTTTCGGTAGCAGGCCTTGTCTGTCCATAGGCATTTCCTAAGAGCGTAGCCACCAAAGGTGCTGCCGCCTCAGGCAAACCTAAGCCCTGAACGAATATTGGAAAATTCGGATTGGCGTTAAAGGCCCCGGTAATTTGCGCCGATATATCAGCAAGGGCTTCATCTTTTATAACTACCGCATTATTTAAGGAATCTGAAAAAACAACCATTCGCTCGGTTTCACCAAGAGCATCATACACTTGGTTCAAGGCACCGTAAACCCTATTCAATGTCGGCACTTGCTCCGCAAAATCATTCTCATTCGGATCTATAGGATCATGGGGAACGGTCGTAAAATGGGGAATAGAGGTAACATAGGGAATATTCGCCATCACACCTTTCGCCCCGCCGGAAGTCAATGTGGTCACCAAGGCCCCTATGGCCGAATCAAAAGTGGCCTTATCGGTAATAGGATTGCTACCGTCACCGCCCGAAAGCGCATAACCCAATACATCATTATTACCGATCCACAGACTAAAAAAGGTAGGTGATTGCGCCATGGCCAATTCCAAAACCTTGGCATCTGGCGTAGCACCTGTCATTCTAACAAAATAAGGATTGGCCAACTCGGCTTCCAAATTTGCGGCATTACCGTAACCGGTAGCCAATAAATGAAAACTCTTTGCCCCAGGAACCCCTAAATTATTAAAAGGACCTGTTGGGTTGTTTAAAATAATATCTGTAGTAACAGTTGCCTCACTATTTAAAAATGCCAAGGGAACAGGACCAGCAGATTGCTCGTCATTTCCACTAAAAAAAACCAATCTTGGATCAAAACCTTCCAATTGGGCCCCTCCAGCCAAAAGCCCCCCAACGTTGTCGTTCATCAAGGGCTGCGTAAAAGAACCGCCACCTACCAAGGCAAACTTGGTCGATAACAAATTCGGAAAAGAGTTGGCCTGACCCGCTTTGAAAAGGGCATTGTCCGTAAAACCTGCGGTTAAGGAATTCCCTAAGGAAACATAAGTTGAAAAATCCGCTGAACCCGCATTTAATTCAACGGGCGCTTCCGCTATTACTTCTGGCTCAAGGTCAACATCTTCAGGATCATTACAGGCCGTAAAAGCCAAGATACCCAAAGAGATGTATATATATTTTAAGTTTTTCATTTCGACTTTAGATTAAAAAATTAATTATTAATTGTCCAAGACAAGTAGTACATAGACCCGATATGTCCGGTACCGAATGCAGTGTAGTACTCTTTACCGGTTAGGTTTGTACCCCCTAATTTAAAAGAGGATTTAATACTTGGAACTTCATAATTGATTTGTGCATCGACTACATGAAATTCTGGAATAACACCGTTACCAAAAGTAGCTTCCCAGAAATAATCATCACTGAATCTGTACGACACGTTAAATCCGAAATTTTTAAATAATTGCTCATTTCCAAAAGACGCCTTGAACTTGTGCTCCGGAGTGTTGAAATTCAGCATTACATCTGGATTGGCATCACGGTCAAAATCTAATTTTGTATAGGTATAACTACCTCCTAAATTATAGTCGCCAAATACTTTCATATTAAGACCTAAAGAAGCGCCGTATGAACTAACATCGGCATCAGTATTGGTATACGTACTGTATGGTTGGTAATCTCCATTGGCTATTGCCGCGACAGAGAGTCCCCCATCCCCAACTTCTCCGTAGAAAGGGGAAACCACAACTTCTTGGGAAATAAAATCTTTGTATGTGTTATAGTATGTACTGAAATCAATTACCAACTTATCAACTTTACCTCTATATCCAATTTCAAAAGAAGTAACTTTTTCAGGTTTAACTAAATCGGGATTGGCAATTTCCAGAACCGAAGGATCCCCTGTTTCACCCAAAGCCGCTACAGAAGCCGCAGAGTACGAATTATTATATGCTGCCGCACCAGTTTGCGTAATCGATGATGGTTGTTGATACTGAAGTTGCCCGGTAGCGCTGATATCGTAATCTCTTGAATATCGATTCAAATTCTCCGGCGCAGACCCCACCAGAATGGCCCTTCCCGCATCTAGACCAATAAAAAGATCTTGGGTAGTCGGGTTTCTAAATCCGGTTTGGGCAGAAGCCCTAATGTTATGGTTTCTACTGATGGTATAACCAGCGGACAATCTTGGCGAATAAAATCCGTCAAAGAACTCAGACTTATCATAACGGATAGATCCCGTTAGCTTCAAACTTTTTTCCCCTTCAAAAGGCAAGGTCTTTTGAACCTGCGAGTAAATTCCAAATTCGGAGTAATCAATTGGGCCATCTATATCGGTGTAAATCGTACCTAAGGAATTTAAACTATACTCCCTAAAAGAACCACCGACTTGAATTTCCGCCCAATCAATCAAATGACTGAAGTTATAATTACCATCTGCATGATAATATTTAGATTGGTCGTAAAACTGGGACCCCTTGCTCAAATCCGGGTCTTTAATAACTTTATTGAAGGCCGCTTCAAATTCAGGGGTACCGGGCAAGTATCTTCCCGACTCCGCTTGTGCCCTACCTGCAGCATGCGCCTCGGCATCTGTAGCCCCTGCCAAGGTTGCTTGAACATAGGCCCCTGTATATTCTCCGAACCAAGTATTATTATCTTTCCAAATCTGGTTAATATTGATACCGGTGAACACCATATCATAAGAATCTCCAGCCTTATCACCAACTAAATACCCTCTTACGAAAAAATTGTCATTCTTGACTTCAAACTTATGTTGTTCTTGAAAAAATCCATCAATATTATATCTATTGGTACCTTGGTAAATAGTAGTACCTGTACCCACCTTACCT is from Zobellia galactanivorans and encodes:
- the atpD gene encoding F0F1 ATP synthase subunit beta; the protein is MSKVTGKVSQIIGPVVDVEFQSGDALPKIYDSLEIAGKDGSKLVLEVQSHVGENTVRTISMDSTDGLSRGTDVLSTGSAIQMPVGDDVYGRLFNVIGDAIDGLGDLPKSGKDGLPIHREAPKFEDLSTSTEVLFTGIKVIDLIEPYAKGGKIGLFGGAGVGKTVLIQELINNIAKGHGGLSVFAGVGERTREGNDLLREMLESGIIKYGDDFLHSMEDGGWDLSKVDKKAMKDSKATFVFGQMNEPPGARARVALSGLTIAEYFRDGAGEGQGKDVLFFVDNIFRFTQAGSEVSALLGRMPSAVGYQPTLATEMGAMQERITSTKRGSITSVQAVYVPADDLTDPAPATTFAHLDATTVLSRKIAELGIYPAVDPLDSTSRILTADILGNDHYNCAQRVKELLQRYKELQDIIAILGMEELSEEDKLAVGRARRVQRFLSQPFHVAEQFTGIPGVLVDIKETIKGFNMIMDGELDHLPESAFNLKGTIEEAIEAGEKMLAEA
- a CDS encoding SGNH/GDSL hydrolase family protein, giving the protein MKNLKYIYISLGILAFTACNDPEDVDLEPEVIAEAPVELNAGSADFSTYVSLGNSLTAGFTDNALFKAGQANSFPNLLSTKFALVGGGSFTQPLMNDNVGGLLAGGAQLEGFDPRLVFFSGNDEQSAGPVPLAFLNSEATVTTDIILNNPTGPFNNLGVPGAKSFHLLATGYGNAANLEAELANPYFVRMTGATPDAKVLELAMAQSPTFFSLWIGNNDVLGYALSGGDGSNPITDKATFDSAIGALVTTLTSGGAKGVMANIPYVTSIPHFTTVPHDPIDPNENDFAEQVPTLNRVYGALNQVYDALGETERMVVFSDSLNNAVVIKDEALADISAQITGAFNANPNFPIFVQGLGLPEAAAPLVATLLGNAYGQTRPATENDLLVLSSSQVIGKVNQESFAALSAENLPPAVAGQFSVEGITLPLADKWVLTPEEQDEIKAATDEFNATLSSAASGAGLAFVDANRLLQDLAQGGVTDGDFTLTANLVTGGGFSLDGVHLTARGYALMANEFMKAIDATYGSNFEASGSLFNIGNYPTNYSPALQ
- a CDS encoding TonB-dependent receptor produces the protein MRAILFLALLLATSFGFSQTTVNGKVVDQNSQPVPGANIVIEGKAIGATTDFDGNFSLQTSEVPPFQLRITSIGYSDVTEEVTSNNQTLTIVINESQTFLDEVVISASRTPERIFESPVTVERIGVSEIKNGTAADFYGGLENLKGVDVNTNSLTFKSVNTRGFASFANTRFMQLVDGMDNSTPALNFPIGNLVGLVEPDVLSVELLPGASSALYGANAFNGILFMRSKNPFDYEGISVSIKRGITSQEAAGDNAYTDVGIRAAYKFSDKFAGKVNFGYLKGTDWAANNIDDKNTPGGTRDNLNYDGVNVYGDEVATNIKDVALTLEGLGILPAGANALVPSEIVSRTGYDEGDLTQYNAESIKADWGLYYRPIEDNSLEISYVGKVGTGTTIYQGTNRYNIDGFFQEQHKFEVKNDNFFVRGYLVGDKAGDSYDMVFTGININQIWKDNNTWFGEYTGAYVQATLAGATDAEAHAAGRAQAESGRYLPGTPEFEAAFNKVIKDPDLSKGSQFYDQSKYYHADGNYNFSHLIDWAEIQVGGSFREYSLNSLGTIYTDIDGPIDYSEFGIYSQVQKTLPFEGEKSLKLTGSIRYDKSEFFDGFYSPRLSAGYTISRNHNIRASAQTGFRNPTTQDLFIGLDAGRAILVGSAPENLNRYSRDYDISATGQLQYQQPSSITQTGAAAYNNSYSAASVAALGETGDPSVLEIANPDLVKPEKVTSFEIGYRGKVDKLVIDFSTYYNTYKDFISQEVVVSPFYGEVGDGGLSVAAIANGDYQPYSTYTNTDADVSSYGASLGLNMKVFGDYNLGGSYTYTKLDFDRDANPDVMLNFNTPEHKFKASFGNEQLFKNFGFNVSYRFSDDYFWEATFGNGVIPEFHVVDAQINYEVPSIKSSFKLGGTNLTGKEYYTAFGTGHIGSMYYLSWTINN